Proteins co-encoded in one Setaria viridis chromosome 9, Setaria_viridis_v4.0, whole genome shotgun sequence genomic window:
- the LOC117839986 gene encoding glucan endo-1,3-beta-glucosidase 3, whose translation MKKLFFVFFLFLLTGAAVRGEDGAYIGVNIGTAMSSVPAATQITTLLRSQNIRHVRLYDADPAMLAALANTGIRVIVSVPNEQLLAIGNSNATAANWVARNVAAHFPSVNITAIAVGSEVLSAQPNAAPLLMPAMRYLQNALVAAALDRYIKISTPHSSSIILDSFPPSQAFFNRSLDNVLVPMLKFLQSTGSPLMLNVYPYYDYMRSNGVIPLDYALFRPLPPNKEAVDANTLLHYTNVFDAVVDAAYFAMAYLNVTNVPVMVTETGWPHKGDPSSEPDATSDNADTYNSNLIRHVMNSTGTPKHPGVAVPTYIYELYDEDTRPGSTSEKYWGLFDMNGVPAYTLHLTGSGVLLANDTTNQTYCVAREGADPKMLQAALDWACGPGKVDCSALMQGQPCYDPDNVEAHATYAFNAYYHGMGMGSGTCYFSGVAVITTTDPSHGSCVYSGKNGSALLNGTSLAPSSNSTDGSSGVHRGIGDVSSVARVVSTALLLSLLLL comes from the exons ATGAAGAAGCtgttcttcgtcttcttcctcttcctgctgacCGGCGCAGCAGTTCGTGGCGAAGATG GTGCGTACATCGGCGTGAACATTGGGACGGCCATGTcgtcggtgccggcggcgacgcAGATCACGACGCTGCTCCGCTCGCAGAACATCCGCCACGTCCGGCTCTACGACGCCGACCCGGCGATGCTGGCGGCGCTCGCCAACACCGGCATCCGCGTCATCGTGTCCGTGCCCAACGAGCAGCTGCTCGCCATCGGCAACTCCAACGCCACGGCGGCCAACTGGGTGGCGCGCAACGTGGCCGCGCACTTCCCCTCCGTCAACATCACGGCCATCGCCGTGGGGTCCGAGGTGCTCTCAGCGCAGCCAAACGCTGCGCCGCTGCTCATGCCCGCCATGCGCTACCTCCAGAACGCGCTGGTGGCCGCGGCGCTGGACCGGTACATCAAGATCTCCACGCCGCACTCCTCGTCCATCATCCTCGACTCCTTCCCGCCGTCCCAGGCCTTCTTCAACCGGTCACTGGACAATGTGCTCGTGCCCATGCTCAAGTTCCTGCAGTCCACGGGGTCTCCGCTCATGCTCAACGTGTACCCCTACTACGACTACATGCGCTCCAACGGCGTCATCCCGCTGGACTACGCGCTGttccggccgctgccgccgaacAAGGAGGCCGTGGACGCCAACACCCTGCTGCACTACACCAACGTCTTCGACGCGGTCGTGGACGCCGCCTACTTCGCCATGGCCTACCTCAACGTCACCAACGTGCCGGTGATGGTGACCGAGACTGGGTGGCCGCACAAGGGCGACCCATCCTCCGAGCCCGACGCCACCTCCGACAACGCCGACACCTACAACAGCAACCTCATCCGGCACGTGATGAACAGCACCGGCACGCCGAAGCACCCCGGCGTGGCCGTGCCGACCTACATCTACGAGCTGTACGACGAGGACACCCGGCCGGGGTCGACGTCCGAGAAGTACTGGGGCCTTTTCGACATGAACGGCGTCCCTGCCTACACCCTGCACCTGACGGGCTCCGGCGTGCTGCTGGCCAACGACACGACGAACCAGACCTACTGCGTGGCGCGGGAAGGCGCTGACCCGAAGATGCTGCAGGCGGCGCTGGACTGGGCGTGCGGCCCCGGGAAGGTGGACTGCTCCGCGCTGATGCAGGGGCAGCCGTGCTACGACCCCGACAACGTGGAGGCGCACGCGACATATGCCTTCAACGCCTACTACCACGGCATGGGGATGGGCTCCGGGACGTGCTACTTCAGCGGCGTTGCGGTGATCACCACGACCGACCCAA GTCATGGATCTTGCGTCTACTCTGGGAAGAACGGATCTGCGTTGCTGAACGGAACCTCGCTGGCGCCGTCGTCCAACTCCACGGATGGGAGTTCCGGCGTGCACCGGGGGATCGGCGATGTCTCGTCAGTCGCCCGCGTCGTCTCCACCGCGCTGCTCTTGAGCCTCCTCCTGTTGTAG